The following coding sequences lie in one Anguilla anguilla isolate fAngAng1 chromosome 14, fAngAng1.pri, whole genome shotgun sequence genomic window:
- the nfil3 gene encoding nuclear factor interleukin-3-regulated protein yields the protein MQTIKKEPPSAGSYCGEDALVLAMALQGEDQDLMGRKLSPNMPFKVKGSNCRRKREFIPDEKKDNLYWERRRKNNEAAKRSREKRRLNDMVLENKLMALGEENATLKAELLSLKLKFGLVSSAAYAQEVQKISSCTAALYQDYLLPGPSQGPFPRELGSSCISVIKHSPHGALSDASETSSSSSAAARGSPLAEACRSPEVIKQEPADGGGGYAREGRERGSNPYELYRNYLASPFPGVYSQPSPFLQITSSSGSSPRTSDGDEGAVGKSSDGEDEQQVPKGPAPVARDPRSVIVSTVRVPDAGPSALPHKLRIKARAIQIKVEAIDPEYDPSGKPASPVDMSGKGCYRAAAECAAPSRFAQSSLSPLSLQVTNVPDWTPRPDRWHKERPETPQGGCENRLCPGSPGPVTSKLIVDLKDGSYADAENFYLKRGIADLSAEVASLKRLITTRQGSVAEAAKTAVDDDDDDRDHHDLSSKGCYSK from the coding sequence ATGCAGACGATCAAGAAAGAACCGCCGTCAGCCGGCTCATACTGTGGAGAGGACGCCCTGGTGCTCGCCATGGCTTTGCAGGGGGAAGACCAGGATCTGATGGGCCGAAAGCTGTCCCCAAACATGCCCTTCAAGGTCAAGGGCTCCAACTGCCGCAGGAAGAGGGAGTTCATCCCGGACGAAAAGAAGGACAACCTGTACTGGGAGCGGCGACGGAAGAACAACGAGGCGGCCAAGCGCTCGAGGGAGAAGAGACGGCTCAACGACATGGTCCTGGAGAACAAGCTGATGGCGCTGGGGGAGGAGAACGCCACCCTCAAGGCCGAGCTGCTGTCGCTCAAGCTCAAGTTCGGCCTGGTCAGCTCCGCGGCCTACGCCCAGGAGGTGCAGAAGATCTCCAGCTGCACGGCCGCCCTCTACCAGGACTATCTGCTGCCGGGCCCCAGCCAGGGGCCCTTCCCCCGGGAGCTGGGCAGCAGCTGCATCTCCGTCATCAAGCACTCGCCCCACGGCGCCCTGTCGGACGCCTCCGAgacctcgtcctcctcctccgccgcggCGCGGGGCAGCCCGCTGGCCGAGGCGTGCCGGTCCCCGGAGGTCATCAAGCAGGAGCCGgcggacggcggcggcggctacgCCCGGGAGGGCAGGGAGCGGGGCAGCAACCCGTACGAGCTCTACCGAAACTACCTAGCCAGCCCTTTCCCAGGGGTCTACTCCCAGCCGTCCCCGTTCCTGCAGATCACCAGCTCGTCCGGCAGCTCGCCGCGGACGTCCGACGGGGACGAGGGCGCCGTCGGCAAGTCGTCGGACGGGGAAGACGAGCAGCAGGTCCCGAAAGGCCCCGCGCCCGTCGCCCGCGACCCCCGGAGCGTCATCGTCTCCACGGTGAGGGTGCCGGACGCCGGGCCCTCCGCCCTGCCCCACAAGCTCCGGATCAAGGCTCGGGCCATCCAGATCAAAGTGGAGGCCATCGACCCCGAGTACGACCCCTCCGGGAAGCCCGCCTCCCCCGTCGACATGTCCGGCAAGGGGTGCTACCGGGCGGCCGCCGAGTGCGCCGCGCCCTCCCGTTTCGCGCAGTCCTCCCTCAGCCCCCTGTCCCTCCAAGTGACTAACGTCCCGGACTGGACCCCGCGCCCGGACCGCTGGCACAAGGAGCGCCCGGAGACGCCCCAGGGCGGGTGCGAGAACCGGCTCTGCCCCGGGTCGCCCGGCCCGGTGACCAGCAAACTCATCGTCGACCTCAAGGACGGCTCGTACGCCGACGCCGAGAACTTCTACCTGAAGCGGGGCATCGCCGACCTGTCGGCGGAGGTGGCGTCCCTGAAAAGACTCATCACGACGCGGCAGGGGTCCGTCGCCGAGGCGGCCAAAACCGCCGTCGACGACGACGATGACGACCGCGACCACCACGATCTGTCGTCGAAGGGTTGTTACTCGAAGTGA
- the LOC118212975 gene encoding uncharacterized protein LOC118212975: MNFSASSCQYLRRFAYFANSLTPPHIDSYHTFSLSAASNVPAVTSPANVDPLATTLLSPRATLQKNEYSCSRNAATRREDTGHHFANYVPGTFDFRQGCKLFQDMETTYSHNQEPASINHSDVCKNGARIPRRLEQSTCNNYVHQQNAPSQQECCTVGSNYRENNAKDKLSTPKAQESGAHVQFLPHKLRFKATSTKVHTEQILNPNSARGRDEAVAENTSSSDSTATRPTNVGEAARNATHFLSPRHAHFPETIQHQAARRFSALWGGSDRTVSTREEAEPLENTRTRAPQNSGACAFSLFRQLSNNNDAGYYGTLCQGMQSAFPLEHERETGESGLRNQLASLGAEVKCLKQMLLAKSTA; the protein is encoded by the exons atgaatttcagCGCGTCCAGCTGCCAGTATCTGCGAAG ATTTGCGTATTTTGCGAATTCTCTGACCCCTCCTCACATTGATTCATATCACACTTTTTCTTTAAGTGCCGCGTCTAATGTCCCCGCGGTCACCTCCCCTGCTAATGTTGATCCTCTCGCAACTACATTGCTTAGTCCTCGCGCCACCCTGCAAAAGAACGAATATTCTTGCAGCAGAAACGCCGCTACGCGCCGGGAGGACACCGGACATCACTTTGCGAATTACGTCCCTGGCACTTTCGATTTCCGACAAGGATGCAAATTGTTTCAAGATATGGAAACGACTTATTCTCATAATCAAGAGCCTGCGTCGATCAACCACTCCGACGTGTGCAAGAATGGTGCGCGCATTCCCCGGAGGCTAGAACAAAGTACGTGCAATAATTATGTACATCAGCAGAACGCGCCCTCACAGCAAGAATGCTGCACGGTTGGTTCCAATTACCGAGAAAACAATGCTAAAGACAAACTGTCAACTCCGAAAGCGCAGGAATCGGGGGCGCATGTCCAGTTTTTACCGCATAAACTGAGATTCAAAGCCACCAGCACCAAAGTGCACACCGAGCAAATCCTTAACCCAAATTCTGCGAGAGGTCGGGATGAAGCGGTCGCTGAAAATACTTCATCGTCAGATTCGACGGCTACGCGTCCGACGAACGTTGGCGAAGCGGCGCGCAACGCGACACATTTCTTGAGTCCCAGACACGCACATTTTCCAGAAACCATTCAGCACCAAGCGGCAAGAAGATTCAGTGCCCTTTGGGGAGGCTCGGATCGTACAGTTTCGACGAGAGAAGAAGCCGAGCCGTTGGAAAACACGAGGACCCGCGCGCCCCAGAATAGCGGTGCGTGCgcattttctctttttagaCAGTTATCGAACAACAATGATGCTGGGTATTATGGAACACTGTGTCAGGGAATGCAAAGCGCATTCCCTCTGGAACACGAAAGAGAAACGGGTGAGAGTGGGCTAAGGAACCAACTGGCATCCCTTGGTGCCGAGGTGAAGTGCTTGAAACAAATGTTACTCGCAAAATCGACTGCATAA